The genomic DNA CCCGGCTCGCTCCCCTGCGCGAGCGCCACGAGCGCGTCACGGCTCTTGCCGACGTGGTCAACGGCGGAGGCGACAACCTCAAGAAGATGCGGCTGTCGTCGTACGTCCTCGCGGCCCGGCTCGAGGAGGTCACCCGGCTGGCCAACGAACGGCTGGCGGTCATGAGCGAAGGACGCTTCGAGCTGGCTCATTCCGATGAGCGAGCCAAGGGCGGCCTGCGCAGCGGACTCGGACTCGTCGTCCACGACGCGTGGACAGGTCAGACGCGTGAGCCGGCCACGTTGTCCGGCGGTGAGTCCTTCCTGGCCTCCCTTGCGCTGGCGCTGGGGCTCGGTGAGGCGGTGCGCCAGGACTCCGGAGGCATCGAGCTGCAGACGCTGTTCGTCGACGAGGGGTTCGGCTCGCTGGACGACCAGAGCCTGGAGCAGGTCATGGCCGTCCTGGATGACCTGCGGGCAGGTGGGCGCACCGTCGGGATCGTCAGCCACGTGCGCGAGCTGCGCGACCGGGTTCCGGCGCAGGTCGTCGTCACCAAGACCGAGACCGGGTCGACGATCTCGGTGCGCACCCCCACCGAGCACGCCGCCTGAGGTGACGTGTCGACGGTGCGTCCGTCGCGACGCGCGCCGGTCGTACGGCGGACGCGCCACGACGCGCGTACTGCGCTGTGCCAGTCTGAGCGCGTGCGACAGATCCGACAGTCCGACAAGCTGAAGAACGTCCGGTACGACGTGCGTGGGCCGATCCTGGTCGAGGCCCAGCGTCTGGAGGCAGAGGGCCATCGTGTCCTCAAGCTCAACATCGGCAACCCCGCGCCGTTCGGCTTCGAGGCCCCCGAGGCGATCGTGGCCGACGTGACGCACCACCTCGCCGAGTCGCAGGGCTACTCCGACTCCCGCGGCATCTACTCCGCCCGGACCGCAGTCGCCCAGTACTACCAGGGCCGAGGTCTGCGCGACACGGCCGTCGAGGACATCTTCATCGGCAACGGGGTCTCCGAGCTGATCTCGATGGTGCTGCAGGCGTTCGTCGACGACGGCAACGAGATCCTCGTCCCTGCACCGGACTACCCGCTGTGGACGGGCGCGGTCTCGCTCTCGGGCGGCAAGCCGGTGCACTACCTGTGCGACGAGGACAACGGCTGGCAGCCGGACCTGGAGGACATCGAGTCCAAGATCACCGACGCCACCCAGGCGATCGTGATCATCAACCCCAACAACCCGACGGGTGCGGTCTACTCCGAGCAGCTCGTGCGCGACCTGGTCGACATCGCGCGCCGCCACGACCTGGTCGTCTTCAGTGACGAGATCTACGAGAAGATCATCTTCGAAGACCTGCAGCACCATCACACGGCGGCGTTCACCGGCGACGACGTGCTGTGCCTGACCTTCAGCGGTCTGTCCAAGGCCTACCGGGTCTGCGGCTATCGCGCCGGCTGGCTGATGATCTCCGGCCCCCAGCACCTCGCGACCGACTTCCTCGAGGGCCTCACGCTGCTGGCCAACATGCGCATGTGCGCCAACGTCCCGGCTCAGCACGCCATCCAGACCGCGCTCGGTGGGTACCAGTCGATCGACGACCTCATCGTCCCGGGCGGTCGGTTCTACGAGCAGAGCATGACCGCGTACAAGCTCCTCAACGACATCCCGGGCGTCAGCTGTGTCCGGCCGCAGGGCGCGCTCTACTGCTTCCCGCGACTGGACCCGGAGGTCTACCCGATCGACGACGACGAGGCGTTCGTGATGGGTCTGCTGCGGTCCAAGAAGCTCCTGGTCACGCACGGCACAGGGTTCAACTGGCCCGAGCCTGATCACTTCAGGCTGGTCACGCTGCCCGATGTGGAGATGCTCACCGAGGCCATCGGTCGCATCGCCGAGCACCTCGAGACGCTGCGCGGCTGAGCCGACGGCGTACGACGAAGGGCCGCCCGCAGCACGCGGACTGCCCTTCGTCGTGTCGGTCCTCAGTCCTCGAACGCCTCAGGTGAGGGGCAGGAGCAGACCAGGTTGCGGTCACCGAACGCTCCGTCGATGCGTCGCACGGGCGCCCAGTACTTGCGCAGCGGGTCGACCCCGGCGGGGTACGCCGCCTCGGCCCGCGTGTAGGCGTGCTCCCACTCGGTCGTCAACGACACGGCGGTGTGCGGCGCGTGACGCAGCACGCTGTCGGCCACCTCGACCTGGCCGTCGATGACCTGCTGGATCTCACCGCGGATCGCGATCATCGCGTCGCAGAAACGGTCGAGCTCGCCGAGGTCCTCGCTCTCGGTCGGCTCGACCATGAGCGTGCCGGCGACCGGGAACGACATCGTCGGCGCGTGGAAGCCGTAGTCGATGAGGCGCTTGGCGACGTCATCCACCGTGACGCCCGACTCCTTGGTGAGACCGCGCAGGTCCAGGATGCACTCGTGCGCGACCAGGCCGTTCTCACCGGCGTACAGCACCGGGTAGCTCTCGCGCAGGCGTGCGGCGACGTAGTTGGCCGACAGGATCGCGGTCTCGGTCGCCCGGGTCAGACCTGCGCCACCCATGAGACGGACGTACGCCCACGAGATCGGCAGGATCGACGCCGAGCCGAACGGAGCCCCCGAGATCGGACCCACGCCGGTCTGCGGTCCGGCCTCGTCGGAGAACGGGTGGTTGGGCAGGTAGGGAGCGAGGTGCGAGCGCACCGCGACCGGTCCGACGCCGGGGCCGCCGCCGCCGTGCGGGATGCAGAACGTCTTGTGCAGGTTGAGGTGCGAGACGTCGCCCCCGAACTCGCCCGGCTGGGCGATCCCGACGAGCGCGTTGAGGTTGGCGCCGTCGACGTAGACCTGGCCACCGGCCTCGTGCACCAGCGAGCACAGCTCGGTGATGGTGTCCTCGAACACGCCGTGCGTCGACGGATAGGTGACCATGATCGCGGCCAGGCTCTCGCCGTGCTCCTTGATCTTCTGCTTGAGGTCGTCCATGTCGACCTCGCCCGTGGGGGCGGTCTTGACGACGACGACCTTGAGGCCGGCCATGACGGCGCTCGCCGCGTTGGTGCCGTGCGCCGACGCGGGGATCAGGCAGATGTTGCGACCGGCCTCGCCGTTGGCCTGGTGGTAGGCGTGGATGGCGAGCAGTCCGGCGAGCTCGCCCTGGGACCCGGCGTTGGGCTGCAGCGAGACCGAGTCGTAGCCGGTGATGTCACACAGCCACTGCTCCAGGTCGGTGATGAGCTCACGGATCCCGACGGTCTGGTCGGCGGGCGCGAACGGGTGCAGGTTCGCGAACTCCGGCCAGGTGACGGCCTCCATCTCGGTCGTGGCGTTGAGCTTCATGGTGCACGAGCCGAGCGGGATCATGCCGCGGTCGAGCGCGTAGTCACGGTCGGACAGCGTCCGCAGGTAGCGCAGCATCGCCGTCTCGCTGCGGTGGCTGTGGAACACCGGGTGCGTGAGGAACTCGTCCGTACGACGCAGCTCCGTGGGCCAGGTCGGCTCGCCGTCGCCGGGAACTGGGGTGTTGACGCCGAAGGCGGCGGCGACGCGGTGCAGGTCATCGGCGGTCGTCGTCTCGTCGACGCTCAGCGACACGTGGTCGGCGTCGACCCGCCAGATGTTGACGCCGTGCTCGAGTGCCGCCTCCACGACGGCGTCCGCGCGGCCGGGCACCACAGCGGTGAGGGTGTCGAAGAAGTGCTCGGCCGTGGTCTCGACGCCTGCGCTGTGCAGCGAGTCGGCCAGCCCGACCGCCTTGGCGTGGGTCGCGCGGGCGATCCGGGCGAGGCCGTCGGGGCCGTGCCAGACGGCGTACATCGACGCCATGACGGCCAGCAGCACCTGCGCGGTGCAGATGTTGGACGTGGCCTTCTCGCGCCGGATGTGCTGCTCGCGGGTCTGCAGGGCGAGGCGGTACGCCGGTGCGCCGTCGGCATCGACGCTCACGCCGACGAGCCGGCCGGGCATGGTGCGCTCGAGCCCGGCGCGGACGCTCATGTAGCCCGCGTGCGGACCGCCAAAGCCCATCGGTACGCCGAAGCGCTGCGTGGTGCCGACCGCGATGTCAGCGCCCCAGGCCGCAGGTGCGGTCAGCAGGGTGAGAGCCAGCAGGTCGGCGGCAGCGGTGACGAGGGCACCCGCGCCGTGGGCCGCCTGGGCAAGCGCGCTCCAGTCGTGGATCGCGCCGTCCGCGCCGGGGTACTGCACGACCACGCCGAACACGTCGCGGTCGCCGGCCGCAGCGCGCAGCGACGCCTCGTCGGTGACCGAACGCAGGTCGGCCTCGACGACCTCGATGCCGAGCGGCACCGCGCGGGTGCGGGTGACCGCGGCGGACTGCGGCAGCAGCTGGTCGTCGAGGAGGAGAACGGCGTCCTTGGCGGCCTTGCTCCCCCGCCGCATCAGGGTCATCGCCTCGGCGACGGCCGTGGACTCGTCGAGCAACGAGGCGCCCGCGGTGGTGAGACCGGTCAGGTCGCTGACCACGGTCTGGAAGTTGAGCAGCGCCTCGAGGCGGCCCTGGGAGATCTCGGGCTGGTACGGCGTGTAGGCGGTGTACCAGGCGGGGTTCTCCAGGATGTTGCGGCGCACGACCGGAGGCGTGTGCGTGCCGTAGTAGCCGAGGCCGATCATCGAGGTGAGGACCGTGTTGCGCGAGGCCTTGTCGCGCAGCTCGGCGATCACGGCGGGCTCGGACTCGGCGGCGGCGAGGTCCAGCCGCGCCGGCGTCCGGATCAGGCTCGGGACGGCCTGGTCGATCAGGGCTTCGAGGCTGCCCTGTCCGACGGTCTTGAGCATCGCGGTCACATCGTCCCCGGACGGACCGATGTGGCGGCTGACGAAGTCGGGCTCGTGCTGCGGCGCGTGAGTCATGACACTCCCGGTGGTGAGGCGGCCACCCGGACCAGGCGGTCGGGCGGGTGCGTCTCCCCCTCTGTCACGTCGTTCGACGCTTCAGAGATGCCTGATCCGGACGGTCCTGGCGCCTGAGAGTTTCCGGGGAGTTTGCTCCTTCGGCGCCTCGCCACCGGCTGGTGAGGAGGACTCTCCCGCCCGGTGTTCACGGCGCCGTCCAAAATACCAGCGTCGTCGATCACGGGAACGACGACGCCCGTACGACGGGACGTCGTACGGGCGGTCGGACAATGCGTGGCTGTCAGCCGACGTTGCGCTGCTCTCGCCGGGCGCGCAGCTCGTCACCGGGATGGGCAGCGGGGGTGTCGTCCTCGGGGCGTTCGCTCGGGAGCTCGGCGAGGCTGCCCTCCACCTCGCGCCAGACGGAGCCCACGGCGATGCCGAAGACGCCCTGACCCCCGCGCATCAGGTCGATGACCTGGTCGTCAGAGGTGCACTCGTAGACCGTCGCACCATCGGACATGAGCGTGATGCCCGCGAGGTCGGAGACACCGCGATCACGCAGAGCAGAGACCGCGATGCGGATCTGCTGAAGGGAGACGCCGGTGTCGAGCAGTCGCTTGATGACCTTCAGGACCAGGATGTCGCGGAAGCTGTAGAGGCGCTGGTGACCGGATCCGGACGGGTTGCGTACGGACGGCTCGAGCAGGCCGGTGCGGGCCCAGTAGTCGAGCTGACGGTAGGAGACGCCCGCTGCGCGGCAGGCGGCCGGACCGCGGTAACCGACGGAGTCGGTCATCTGCTCAGGGAGGACCTCGGTGAAGAGCGCCTCCTGCAACGGTGCCGGGGCCGCCGACTCGGTCGACCGCACTTCGCCGGTGCTACCCACGACAACCTCCGAAATGACTCGCCCTGCTGGACGACTACCTGGTGGGGACTTCGTGCTGACGCTATGCCGACCCCGGGGTGGGGTCAACGACCATGAGCCCGTGGTGCTCGGCGTGTCGCCTGGCTCACATAAGCCTGAAGTTGTAGTTGACCGTTAGACGCCGCGAGAGTCACCTTCGCCGGGCGGTGCCTCGAAGTCCTCGGCCGAGACCTGGTCGAGGAACTCGCGAAACCGTTCGACCTCGTCCTCCTCCTCGACGGGGACGACCACGCCGACCTCGTCGAGGACTCGCTCGTCGACCAGGATCGGGACCTGGGACCGCAGGGCGAGCGCGATCGCATCGGATGAACGCGAGCTGATGCGCGTCGAGCCGTCGATGACCAGCTCGGCGTAGAACACCTGCTCCTCCATCTTGGTGATGTGCACCTCGGTGAGCCCGTGCCCGAGCCCGGCGAGCACATCGATCAGGAGGTCGTGCGTGAGCGGTCGCGGCGGCGTCACGCCCTGCTGGGCGTACGCGATCGCCGTCGCCTCGGGCGCACCGATCCAGATCGGGACGTGCCGTTCTCCGTCGCGCTCACGCAGGAGCACGATCGGGTTGTTGGTCGGCATCTCGACCCGGACGCCCATCACGTCGACCTCTTTCACACCCACCACGCTACTCCCCCGGTGCGGGCGCGCATCACAGCTCGCGCAGACCTGCTCGTACGAGCGCGACGTGCAGGGCGAGGCACTGGGCCAGGACCTCGGCACGCGCCTCGGCGTCGGTGCCGGTGGCCTGCTGAACCAGTCCGATCTCACGATCGGCCGCCAGCCGGAAAGCGCGCAAGTGACGACCGCTGACCCCGTACGCCGACAGCGCGTGTGCTGCACGCGCGACACGCAGCGCGCTCTGGTCGTAGTGCCCGTCGCCGCCGGGGGCGATGAGATGGAACGTCTCCAGCTCGGTCACCGCCGCAGGGCTCAGGCCGCTGCCCTGCGCGAGCTCGGCGCGCGTCAGCCGCACGTCACGCACCTGCTCCTGCAGCTCCGCCGCGGTCGGCAGGTCCGGGTCGTCGACGGGCGCAGGTGGGACCGGCAGCCCGTCCGATCCCGGGCCGGTCTCCGGGGTGAGGCCGCGGTCGTACGCGTCGAGGGCCTCGCGGATGACCTTCAGCGGCCAGAACCGGTCGCGTTGTGCGGTCAGGACGAACCGCAGTCGCTCGATGTCCCGCTCGGAGTACTCGCGGTAGCCGGACTCACGGCGTTGCGGTGAGACGAGCCCCTCGGTGTCGAGGAAGCGCACCTTGGAGACCGTGAGGTCGGGAAAGTCCTCCTGGAGCCGGGTCAGCACAGCGCCGATCGTCAGACCGCGCCCGCCGTCGGCGGTCACGAGGCGGGCTGAGAGCTGCCGTAGTAGACGAGTCGGAACTTGCCGACCATGACCTCGTCGCCCGTCCGCAACGGTGCGGAGTCGACGAGCTGCATGTTGACGTAGGTGCCGTTGAGGGAGCCGACGTCCTGGACCTCATAGCCCCGGGCCGTGCGACGGAACACGGCGTGACGGCGCGACACCGTCACGTCGTCGAGGAAGATGTCGCTGTCGGGGTGGCGGCCGGTGCTCACCTCGTCGGAGTCCAGCAGGAAGCGGGCGCCCGTGTTGGGGCCGCGCAGCGCGATCAGGAGCGCGGTGCCGGGGCGGAGCGCCTCGACCGTGGCCTGGTCGGTGTTGGACAGGCGCGTCTCACCGTCGGGCACGAACTCAGGCGCGCTCGGTTCGGTGAAGGCGGGGAGCTTGGCCGTCGTCGCGTCGTCGGCGTAGCTGCCCTGAGGGCTCGCGGCGTTGACCTGGTCATCGCGCCCCTCGGAGGCGCCGCCCGTCTGCGCGCCCCGGTCCTGGTCGGACATGTCCACCTACCTGTCGTCGTACGTCATTGACCGACCTCGCGGCTGCGAGGTCGGGCGTGTATGGCCAGGGATGCCACCTTAGGTGACCTCCCGACATCACGAGCAGCTTTGGCCCGCATCGTCGTGGTCGAGACGACGATGCGGGCGGCGGGCGTCTGCTCAGCCGAGCGTCGCCTTGTAGGCCTCGACGTCGAGCAGCGCCTCGATGGCCGCCGGGTCGGCGACCTTCATCTCGA from Luteipulveratus halotolerans includes the following:
- a CDS encoding bifunctional nuclease family protein is translated as MKEVDVMGVRVEMPTNNPIVLLRERDGERHVPIWIGAPEATAIAYAQQGVTPPRPLTHDLLIDVLAGLGHGLTEVHITKMEEQVFYAELVIDGSTRISSRSSDAIALALRSQVPILVDERVLDEVGVVVPVEEEDEVERFREFLDQVSAEDFEAPPGEGDSRGV
- a CDS encoding MerR family transcriptional regulator is translated as MRSTESAAPAPLQEALFTEVLPEQMTDSVGYRGPAACRAAGVSYRQLDYWARTGLLEPSVRNPSGSGHQRLYSFRDILVLKVIKRLLDTGVSLQQIRIAVSALRDRGVSDLAGITLMSDGATVYECTSDDQVIDLMRGGQGVFGIAVGSVWREVEGSLAELPSERPEDDTPAAHPGDELRARREQRNVG
- the ftsR gene encoding transcriptional regulator FtsR, whose amino-acid sequence is MTADGGRGLTIGAVLTRLQEDFPDLTVSKVRFLDTEGLVSPQRRESGYREYSERDIERLRFVLTAQRDRFWPLKVIREALDAYDRGLTPETGPGSDGLPVPPAPVDDPDLPTAAELQEQVRDVRLTRAELAQGSGLSPAAVTELETFHLIAPGGDGHYDQSALRVARAAHALSAYGVSGRHLRAFRLAADREIGLVQQATGTDAEARAEVLAQCLALHVALVRAGLREL
- a CDS encoding FHA domain-containing protein; translation: MSDQDRGAQTGGASEGRDDQVNAASPQGSYADDATTAKLPAFTEPSAPEFVPDGETRLSNTDQATVEALRPGTALLIALRGPNTGARFLLDSDEVSTGRHPDSDIFLDDVTVSRRHAVFRRTARGYEVQDVGSLNGTYVNMQLVDSAPLRTGDEVMVGKFRLVYYGSSQPAS
- a CDS encoding pyridoxal phosphate-dependent aminotransferase codes for the protein MRQIRQSDKLKNVRYDVRGPILVEAQRLEAEGHRVLKLNIGNPAPFGFEAPEAIVADVTHHLAESQGYSDSRGIYSARTAVAQYYQGRGLRDTAVEDIFIGNGVSELISMVLQAFVDDGNEILVPAPDYPLWTGAVSLSGGKPVHYLCDEDNGWQPDLEDIESKITDATQAIVIINPNNPTGAVYSEQLVRDLVDIARRHDLVVFSDEIYEKIIFEDLQHHHTAAFTGDDVLCLTFSGLSKAYRVCGYRAGWLMISGPQHLATDFLEGLTLLANMRMCANVPAQHAIQTALGGYQSIDDLIVPGGRFYEQSMTAYKLLNDIPGVSCVRPQGALYCFPRLDPEVYPIDDDEAFVMGLLRSKKLLVTHGTGFNWPEPDHFRLVTLPDVEMLTEAIGRIAEHLETLRG
- the gcvP gene encoding aminomethyl-transferring glycine dehydrogenase, with translation MTHAPQHEPDFVSRHIGPSGDDVTAMLKTVGQGSLEALIDQAVPSLIRTPARLDLAAAESEPAVIAELRDKASRNTVLTSMIGLGYYGTHTPPVVRRNILENPAWYTAYTPYQPEISQGRLEALLNFQTVVSDLTGLTTAGASLLDESTAVAEAMTLMRRGSKAAKDAVLLLDDQLLPQSAAVTRTRAVPLGIEVVEADLRSVTDEASLRAAAGDRDVFGVVVQYPGADGAIHDWSALAQAAHGAGALVTAAADLLALTLLTAPAAWGADIAVGTTQRFGVPMGFGGPHAGYMSVRAGLERTMPGRLVGVSVDADGAPAYRLALQTREQHIRREKATSNICTAQVLLAVMASMYAVWHGPDGLARIARATHAKAVGLADSLHSAGVETTAEHFFDTLTAVVPGRADAVVEAALEHGVNIWRVDADHVSLSVDETTTADDLHRVAAAFGVNTPVPGDGEPTWPTELRRTDEFLTHPVFHSHRSETAMLRYLRTLSDRDYALDRGMIPLGSCTMKLNATTEMEAVTWPEFANLHPFAPADQTVGIRELITDLEQWLCDITGYDSVSLQPNAGSQGELAGLLAIHAYHQANGEAGRNICLIPASAHGTNAASAVMAGLKVVVVKTAPTGEVDMDDLKQKIKEHGESLAAIMVTYPSTHGVFEDTITELCSLVHEAGGQVYVDGANLNALVGIAQPGEFGGDVSHLNLHKTFCIPHGGGGPGVGPVAVRSHLAPYLPNHPFSDEAGPQTGVGPISGAPFGSASILPISWAYVRLMGGAGLTRATETAILSANYVAARLRESYPVLYAGENGLVAHECILDLRGLTKESGVTVDDVAKRLIDYGFHAPTMSFPVAGTLMVEPTESEDLGELDRFCDAMIAIRGEIQQVIDGQVEVADSVLRHAPHTAVSLTTEWEHAYTRAEAAYPAGVDPLRKYWAPVRRIDGAFGDRNLVCSCPSPEAFED